From Flaviflexus ciconiae:
CGGAACGTGCCGGTTTCATGGGTAAGATGGTCCGCAGATACAAGGAGGACCGCATGTCGAGTGACAAGGCCCAGCTGTGGGCGTTCGCCGAAGAGCAGACAACCGAGGACGAACTTCTCGCGGGGGCTCGGGCCGCCGCCGATGATCTTGGCATCGCGGCAACGAGTCCGGCCACGGGGGCGCTCCTCCGCCTCCTCGTTTCCACGTCCCGCGCACAGACGGCGGTGGAAGTGGGCACCGGCGCGGGAGTCTCCGGCCTCTACCTGCTCCAGGGCAATCCCACCCTCACTCTGACAACAATCGACGTTGAGAGCGAAGCACAGCGGTGTGCACGCGAGCTCTTTGCCCGCGCCGGAATCCGAGCATCCCGCACCCGCCTGATCAAGGGCCGTTCCGCGGACATCCTCCCCCGCCTTGCAGATCGGTCCTACGACATGGTGCTCGTC
This genomic window contains:
- a CDS encoding O-methyltransferase, with translation MSMLCPEWSTARLETAERAGFMGKMVRRYKEDRMSSDKAQLWAFAEEQTTEDELLAGARAAADDLGIAATSPATGALLRLLVSTSRAQTAVEVGTGAGVSGLYLLQGNPTLTLTTIDVESEAQRCARELFARAGIRASRTRLIKGRSADILPRLADRSYDMVLVDGSAEEAPGDVEEALRILRPGGLLIVARALLDGRVADPARREPDTVALRGLVRDVLERSPMSSIVPIGAGLLLAQTRSE